In one Micromonospora polyrhachis genomic region, the following are encoded:
- the upp gene encoding uracil phosphoribosyltransferase, whose protein sequence is MDVLVVDHPLAQSRLTAMRDARTDSASFRAALHELTTMLVYEAARAFPAERYPVQTPVSLTDGTRLANPPLLVPVLRAGLGMADSALALLPESSMGFVGLARDEATYEPRAYMESLPRDLSGRPVLVLDPMLATGGSLEHCCRILADRGCTDITVVCALAAPAGVERLERSGLPLRLVTASIDEGLNEHKFIVPGLGDAGDRQFGGMPRF, encoded by the coding sequence GTGGACGTACTCGTGGTTGACCATCCCCTTGCCCAGTCGCGACTGACCGCGATGCGCGATGCCCGTACCGACTCGGCATCGTTCCGCGCCGCACTGCACGAACTCACCACCATGCTGGTGTACGAGGCGGCACGCGCCTTCCCGGCCGAGCGCTACCCGGTGCAGACCCCGGTGTCGCTGACCGACGGCACCCGGCTGGCCAACCCGCCACTGCTGGTGCCGGTGTTGCGGGCCGGCCTCGGCATGGCCGACTCGGCGCTCGCCCTGCTGCCCGAGTCGTCCATGGGGTTCGTCGGGCTGGCCCGTGACGAGGCGACGTACGAGCCGCGCGCATACATGGAGTCGCTGCCACGTGACCTCAGCGGTCGCCCGGTGCTGGTGCTCGACCCGATGCTGGCCACCGGTGGCTCGCTGGAGCACTGCTGCCGGATTCTGGCCGACCGGGGCTGCACGGACATCACCGTGGTCTGCGCGTTGGCCGCGCCGGCCGGGGTCGAGCGACTGGAGCGCTCGGGACTGCCGCTGCGTCTGGTGACCGCCTCGATCGACGAGGGGCTCAACGAGCACAAGTTCATCGTGCCGGGGCTCGGCGACGCCGGTGACCGCCAGTTCGGCGGCATGCCCCGATTCTGA
- a CDS encoding phospho-sugar mutase, protein MAAEMTTIDELRDLAEAWLADDPDPATQDELRQVLDRLPASATELADRFAGPLTFGTAGLRGPLRAGPNGMNLAVVTQAAAGLVGWLAARGATGPLIIGYDARHGSQTFAERTAQIATGAGRPALLLPRPLPTPVLAYAVRALGGAAGVMVTASHNPPQDNGYKVYLGAELGGPSGAGAQIVPPADVEIEAAIRAVGPPSKVPLGAPGQVLGNDVVAAYVGAAAEVIDPDGPRDLVVAYTPMHGVGASVLTAAFSRAGFAVPGVVAEQATPDPDFPTVAFPNPEEPGATDLLVELARTIGADIAIANDPDADRCAVAVPDDGQRWRMLRGDEVGVLLADHLMRRGVPGLYATTIVSSSLLRAMCVARGRAYDETLTGFKWIVRAAADDAPLVFGYEEALGYCVAPEHVRDKDGITAALTVAELAAGLKAQGRSLTDRLDELAAEFGVYHTDQLSVRVDDLREIATAMTRIRATTPTSLLGEPVTSVEDLLPASDVVILRTGSARVVIRPSGTEPKLKAYLEVVQPVADGGLAAARGRAADRVRDLRAEIAGALGIA, encoded by the coding sequence ATGGCGGCGGAGATGACGACGATCGACGAACTGCGTGACCTGGCCGAGGCGTGGCTGGCCGACGACCCGGACCCGGCAACACAGGACGAACTGCGACAGGTCCTCGACCGGCTACCGGCCAGCGCGACCGAACTGGCCGACCGGTTCGCCGGCCCACTGACCTTCGGCACGGCCGGGCTGCGCGGCCCGCTGCGGGCCGGCCCCAACGGCATGAACCTCGCCGTCGTGACCCAGGCGGCGGCGGGACTCGTCGGTTGGCTCGCCGCCCGTGGGGCGACCGGCCCACTGATCATCGGGTACGACGCCCGGCACGGCTCGCAGACGTTCGCCGAGCGGACCGCCCAGATCGCCACCGGGGCCGGCCGGCCCGCCCTGCTGCTCCCCCGGCCGCTGCCCACCCCGGTGCTCGCGTACGCCGTCCGGGCCCTGGGCGGTGCCGCCGGGGTGATGGTCACCGCCAGTCACAACCCGCCGCAGGACAACGGCTACAAGGTCTACCTGGGGGCCGAACTCGGTGGCCCGAGCGGGGCGGGTGCGCAGATCGTGCCCCCGGCCGACGTCGAGATCGAGGCCGCGATCCGGGCGGTCGGTCCGCCGTCGAAGGTGCCTCTCGGAGCCCCCGGGCAGGTGCTCGGCAACGACGTCGTGGCCGCCTACGTGGGTGCCGCCGCCGAGGTGATCGATCCGGACGGCCCCCGGGACCTGGTGGTGGCCTACACCCCGATGCACGGCGTGGGTGCCTCGGTGCTCACCGCCGCGTTCAGCCGGGCGGGCTTCGCCGTACCGGGGGTGGTGGCCGAGCAGGCCACGCCCGACCCGGACTTTCCCACCGTCGCCTTCCCCAACCCCGAGGAGCCGGGCGCGACCGATCTGCTCGTCGAACTGGCCCGGACCATCGGGGCGGACATCGCCATCGCCAACGACCCGGACGCGGACCGGTGCGCGGTCGCCGTACCGGACGATGGTCAGCGTTGGCGGATGTTGCGCGGGGACGAGGTCGGCGTGCTGCTGGCCGACCACCTGATGCGTCGGGGCGTACCCGGGCTGTACGCCACCACCATCGTCTCGTCGTCGCTGCTGCGCGCGATGTGCGTGGCCCGAGGCCGGGCGTACGACGAGACGCTGACCGGATTCAAGTGGATCGTACGGGCCGCCGCCGACGACGCCCCGCTGGTCTTCGGCTACGAGGAGGCGCTCGGCTACTGTGTCGCGCCGGAGCACGTCCGGGACAAGGACGGCATCACCGCCGCGCTCACCGTCGCCGAGCTGGCCGCCGGGCTGAAGGCCCAGGGGCGCAGTCTCACCGATCGGCTCGACGAGTTGGCCGCCGAGTTCGGCGTCTACCACACCGACCAGCTCTCCGTACGCGTCGACGACCTGCGCGAGATCGCCACCGCGATGACCCGGATCCGGGCCACGACCCCGACCAGCCTGCTCGGTGAGCCGGTCACCTCGGTCGAGGACCTACTGCCCGCCTCGGACGTGGTGATCCTGCGTACCGGATCGGCCCGGGTGGTGATCCGGCCGTCCGGCACCGAGCCGAAGCTGAAGGCGTACCTCGAGGTGGTCCAGCCGGTGGCCGACGGTGGCCTGGCTGCGGCACGGGGCCGCGCGGCGGACCGGGTGCGCGACCTACGGGCCGAGATCGCCGGGGCGCTCGGCATCGCCTGA
- a CDS encoding aldehyde dehydrogenase family protein has product MSERLAVRKTYKLFIGGKFPRSESGRSYLVQETNVALASRKDARDAVLAARAAVKGWSGATAYNRGQILYRIAEMLEGRRDQFVGLGLTVAEVDEAIDRWVWYAGWADKIAQVYGGANPVAGPYFNLSAPEPTGVVGVVAPADSALLGLVSVIAPAIVTGNTVVVLAAEDAPLAAITLAEVLATSDLPGGVVNILTGRITETAPTLASHLDVNAIDLTGVTDPTLAVELEQAAAGNLKRVLRPAATPVDWTADPGLTRITAFLETKTVWHPKGV; this is encoded by the coding sequence ATGTCTGAACGGCTGGCGGTACGGAAGACGTACAAGCTCTTCATCGGCGGGAAGTTCCCGCGCAGCGAGTCAGGGCGGTCGTATCTCGTGCAGGAGACCAACGTGGCGCTGGCCTCGCGTAAGGACGCCCGGGACGCGGTGCTGGCCGCCCGCGCGGCGGTCAAGGGCTGGTCCGGCGCGACGGCGTACAACCGGGGGCAGATCCTCTACCGGATCGCCGAGATGCTGGAGGGCCGGCGGGACCAGTTCGTCGGGCTCGGCCTGACCGTCGCCGAGGTGGACGAGGCGATCGACCGCTGGGTCTGGTACGCCGGCTGGGCCGACAAGATCGCCCAGGTGTACGGCGGCGCGAACCCGGTCGCCGGCCCGTACTTCAACCTGTCGGCCCCGGAACCGACCGGCGTGGTCGGTGTCGTCGCCCCGGCCGACTCGGCGCTGCTCGGCCTGGTCAGCGTGATCGCCCCGGCGATCGTCACCGGCAACACGGTGGTGGTGCTCGCCGCCGAGGACGCGCCCCTGGCCGCGATCACCCTGGCCGAGGTGCTGGCCACCTCGGACCTGCCGGGCGGGGTGGTCAACATCCTCACCGGCCGGATCACCGAGACGGCGCCCACGCTGGCCAGCCACCTGGACGTGAACGCCATCGACCTGACCGGGGTGACCGACCCGACCCTGGCCGTGGAGCTGGAGCAGGCCGCCGCCGGCAACCTCAAGCGGGTCCTCCGCCCGGCCGCGACACCGGTCGACTGGACCGCCGATCCCGGCCTGACCCGGATCACCGCGTTCCTGGAGACCAAGACCGTCTGGCACCCCAAGGGCGTCTGA
- a CDS encoding response regulator, which yields MTTRIVIADDQDDIRGGYRIILDAQPDMQVLGEAADGVTAVELARRLRPDVVLVDIRMPRMNGLEVTRLLAGPDVPDPLRVIVVTTFDLDEYVHTALHNGACGFLLKRAGPALLVEGVRAAAAGDALISPSITTRLLRHFAAPRPRADDGRLTGREAEVATLVARGRTNAEIAAELSITPGTAKTHVASIQHKLGVRNRVEIAAWAWQSGQARP from the coding sequence ATGACCACCCGGATCGTCATCGCCGACGACCAGGACGACATCCGTGGCGGTTACCGCATCATCCTGGATGCCCAGCCCGACATGCAGGTGCTCGGGGAGGCGGCCGACGGCGTCACAGCCGTCGAACTGGCTCGGCGGCTACGTCCCGACGTCGTCCTCGTGGACATCCGGATGCCTCGCATGAACGGCCTGGAGGTCACCCGGCTGCTGGCCGGCCCCGACGTGCCCGACCCGCTCCGGGTGATCGTCGTCACCACGTTCGATCTCGACGAGTACGTGCACACCGCCCTGCACAACGGCGCCTGTGGCTTCCTGCTGAAGCGCGCCGGTCCCGCGCTCCTGGTGGAGGGCGTCCGCGCGGCTGCGGCGGGCGACGCGCTCATCAGCCCGTCGATCACCACTCGGCTGCTGCGCCACTTCGCCGCGCCCCGTCCGCGCGCCGACGACGGGCGTCTCACCGGTCGCGAGGCCGAGGTCGCGACCCTCGTCGCGAGGGGTCGTACCAACGCGGAGATCGCCGCCGAGTTGTCCATCACGCCGGGCACCGCCAAGACCCACGTCGCGAGCATCCAGCACAAGCTGGGGGTCCGCAACCGGGTCGAGATCGCCGCGTGGGCCTGGCAGAGCGGCCAGGCCCGTCCCTGA
- a CDS encoding GOLPH3/VPS74 family protein — MTGVALAEELLLLAYDDESGKATGSRIGLDLAMAAAVLVELALAGRIAYSDGSIVVVDPAPTGQPVPDEVLARLATEPLNTPTAWVQRLRHGLRDRLLADLCQRGVVRDVGETALGSIPVHRYPAADASVEADIRRRLTDALTADRIPDERTAALATLVAAARMEPSLGVTGPTAVDAHRRLDEIAGGAGFAGSVSMEESTVRPSVALVIAALTRAVDAALGARA, encoded by the coding sequence ATGACTGGTGTTGCGCTCGCCGAAGAGCTGCTGCTGCTCGCCTACGACGACGAGTCCGGTAAGGCGACCGGATCCCGGATCGGACTCGACCTCGCCATGGCCGCCGCGGTCCTGGTCGAGTTGGCGCTCGCCGGCCGGATCGCGTACTCCGACGGGTCGATCGTGGTGGTCGACCCGGCACCGACCGGCCAGCCGGTTCCCGACGAGGTACTCGCCCGGCTGGCCACCGAGCCGTTGAACACCCCGACCGCCTGGGTACAGCGACTGCGGCACGGCTTGCGCGACCGGCTCCTCGCCGACCTGTGTCAGCGGGGAGTCGTGCGGGACGTGGGCGAGACGGCGCTCGGGTCCATCCCGGTGCACCGTTACCCGGCGGCCGACGCGTCGGTGGAGGCCGACATCCGGCGTCGGCTGACGGACGCGCTCACCGCCGACCGGATCCCGGACGAGCGTACGGCCGCACTGGCCACGCTGGTCGCCGCAGCCCGGATGGAACCGAGCCTGGGCGTGACCGGCCCGACCGCCGTCGACGCGCATCGGCGGCTGGACGAGATCGCCGGTGGCGCGGGCTTCGCCGGTAGCGTCAGCATGGAGGAGTCGACGGTCCGTCCGTCGGTGGCGTTGGTGATCGCCGCGCTGACCCGGGCCGTCGATGCGGCCCTGGGCGCTCGGGCCTGA
- a CDS encoding NUDIX hydrolase: protein MQAIIATLGYVLSPDRRRVLMLRRDKRPDDLHFGYYNGLGGKLDPGEDVVAGMRREIREESGLDCLRLELAGTISWPGFGRGGENWFGFLFRIPEWSGQPQDNCPEGTLVWTELSDILAGAVPMWESDRHFLPLVFADRPRVFHGVQPYANGKALTWSYTEL, encoded by the coding sequence ATGCAGGCGATCATCGCGACGCTGGGTTACGTCCTCTCCCCGGACCGGCGCCGAGTGCTGATGCTGCGCCGGGACAAGCGCCCCGACGACCTGCACTTCGGCTACTACAACGGGCTGGGCGGAAAGCTGGACCCGGGCGAGGACGTGGTGGCCGGCATGCGCCGGGAGATCCGGGAGGAGTCCGGGCTGGACTGCCTACGCCTGGAACTCGCCGGCACGATCTCCTGGCCGGGGTTCGGCCGGGGCGGCGAGAACTGGTTCGGTTTCCTGTTCCGGATACCGGAGTGGTCCGGCCAGCCACAGGACAACTGTCCAGAAGGCACCCTGGTCTGGACCGAGCTGTCCGACATCCTCGCCGGGGCAGTGCCGATGTGGGAGAGCGACCGGCACTTCCTGCCGCTGGTCTTCGCCGACCGCCCCCGGGTCTTCCACGGCGTCCAGCCGTACGCCAACGGAAAAGCCCTGACCTGGAGCTACACCGAGTTGTGA
- a CDS encoding sensor histidine kinase — translation MFGHGDKLRRGDPVRASAVPQIFPAGGSAERQSHPRILVAGAVIAVLALAAVAGMPGVGPVVTGSAWLTGAALVLLLAFPAARPGAVVGVAAAGSLVATLVYRGPADNRTAGWWLVETVAATVLLHLVVRRAGTRPAAIAGVMTAVAVTALPLRLTLHVVPSASAWGALVGCLLCGFGATAAVGTGLYLRFLDARRSRSVAEARRAQRLDLARDLHDFVAHEVSAMIVQAQAAQIGGDAEAALRRIEAAGMRAMASLDRTVHMLHDDGPRDGPYCLDELPALVDRFRESGAARVRLTMEAGTPPPEVSATAYRLVVEALTNVRRHAPDATTVDIAVTATGPDLRVTVTDDGRTGRTSLLRERHRGGLGLPGIAERVEALGGLFGASPTGDRGWRVTAKIPLRSSS, via the coding sequence GTGTTCGGTCATGGGGACAAGCTTCGGCGCGGCGACCCTGTCCGGGCATCTGCCGTCCCGCAGATCTTCCCGGCGGGTGGCTCTGCCGAACGGCAGAGCCACCCGCGCATCCTCGTGGCCGGGGCGGTGATCGCCGTGCTCGCGCTGGCCGCCGTCGCCGGCATGCCGGGAGTGGGACCGGTGGTCACCGGTTCGGCCTGGCTGACCGGTGCCGCCCTGGTCCTGCTGCTCGCCTTTCCGGCTGCTCGGCCGGGCGCGGTCGTGGGCGTGGCGGCGGCCGGCTCGCTGGTGGCGACCCTGGTCTACCGGGGGCCGGCCGACAACCGGACCGCCGGCTGGTGGCTGGTGGAGACCGTAGCCGCGACGGTGCTCCTCCACCTGGTGGTACGGCGGGCGGGGACCCGGCCCGCCGCGATCGCGGGCGTGATGACGGCCGTTGCGGTGACCGCGCTTCCGCTGCGGCTGACCCTGCACGTCGTCCCGTCCGCCAGCGCATGGGGCGCGCTGGTCGGCTGCCTGCTCTGCGGATTCGGTGCGACGGCCGCCGTCGGTACCGGGCTTTACCTGCGGTTCCTGGACGCGCGGCGGTCCCGGTCGGTGGCCGAGGCGCGCCGCGCACAGCGTCTCGACCTGGCGCGCGACCTGCACGACTTCGTTGCGCACGAAGTCAGCGCGATGATCGTCCAGGCGCAGGCCGCCCAGATCGGCGGTGACGCCGAGGCGGCACTCAGGCGGATCGAGGCGGCCGGGATGCGCGCGATGGCCTCGCTGGACCGCACCGTCCACATGCTCCACGACGACGGTCCCCGGGACGGGCCGTACTGCCTGGACGAACTGCCCGCACTGGTGGACCGCTTCCGCGAGTCGGGCGCGGCCCGGGTTCGGCTGACGATGGAGGCGGGTACTCCGCCTCCCGAGGTCTCGGCGACGGCGTATCGGCTGGTCGTCGAGGCCCTGACGAACGTCCGACGGCACGCCCCGGACGCGACCACCGTCGACATCGCTGTTACCGCGACCGGTCCCGACCTGCGCGTCACCGTCACGGACGACGGCCGTACGGGTCGGACGAGCCTGCTGCGCGAACGGCACCGTGGCGGCCTCGGGTTGCCCGGGATCGCCGAGCGCGTCGAAGCTCTCGGCGGCCTCTTCGGCGCCAGCCCCACAGGTGACCGCGGCTGGCGGGTCACCGCCAAGATCCCGCTACGATCGTCGTCATGA
- the deoC gene encoding deoxyribose-phosphate aldolase, protein MTATTTSDRADLSDLGRSEATLRAFLHGLPGVDQVGAEQRAAMLGTRSIKTTAKAWAIDLAIRMVDLTTLEGADTPGKVRALSAKARRPDPADPTCPAVAAVCVYPAMVPVAAEALRGSGVHLASVATAFPSGQAPLAVKLADTEAAVAAGADEIDMVINRGAFLSGRYREVYDEIVAVKAACGDAHLKVILETGELATYDNVRRASWLAMMAGGDFIKTSTGKVPVAATLPVTLVMLEAVRDFRAATGRQVGVKPAGGIRTTKDAIKYLVMVNETVGADWLHPDWFRFGASTLLNDLLMQRTKLTSGSYPGPDYFTLD, encoded by the coding sequence ATGACGGCGACAACGACGTCGGACCGGGCCGACCTGTCCGACCTGGGGCGTTCCGAGGCAACGCTGCGTGCCTTCCTGCACGGCCTACCCGGTGTGGACCAGGTCGGGGCGGAGCAGCGGGCGGCCATGCTCGGCACCCGATCGATCAAGACCACCGCCAAGGCGTGGGCGATCGACCTGGCGATCCGGATGGTCGACCTGACCACGCTGGAAGGCGCGGACACCCCCGGCAAGGTACGGGCGCTGAGCGCGAAGGCGCGGCGACCCGACCCGGCCGACCCGACCTGCCCGGCGGTGGCCGCGGTCTGCGTCTACCCGGCCATGGTCCCGGTCGCCGCCGAGGCGCTACGTGGATCTGGCGTTCATCTGGCCAGCGTGGCGACCGCCTTCCCGTCCGGGCAGGCACCGCTGGCCGTGAAGCTCGCCGACACCGAGGCGGCCGTCGCCGCCGGCGCGGACGAGATCGACATGGTGATCAACCGGGGCGCCTTCCTCTCCGGCCGCTACCGCGAGGTCTACGACGAGATCGTCGCGGTCAAGGCGGCTTGCGGTGACGCCCACCTCAAGGTCATCCTGGAGACCGGCGAGCTGGCCACCTACGACAACGTCCGACGGGCCTCCTGGCTGGCGATGATGGCCGGCGGCGACTTCATCAAGACCTCGACCGGCAAGGTGCCCGTGGCCGCCACCCTGCCGGTCACGCTGGTGATGCTGGAGGCGGTACGCGACTTCCGGGCCGCCACCGGTCGCCAGGTCGGGGTGAAGCCGGCCGGCGGGATCCGGACCACCAAGGACGCGATCAAATACCTGGTCATGGTCAACGAGACGGTCGGGGCGGACTGGTTGCACCCGGACTGGTTCCGGTTCGGCGCCTCCACCCTCCTCAACGACCTGCTGATGCAGCGCACCAAGCTGACCAGCGGCAGCTACCCCGGCCCCGACTACTTCACCCTGGACTGA
- a CDS encoding aldehyde dehydrogenase family protein: MPENTPGAFEYAPAPESRSVVDLKPSYGLFVDGEFVESSDGGVIKSVNPASEEVLAEVAEAGPQDVDRAVRAARRAYEQVWGPMPGRDRAKYLYRIARIIQERGRELAVLESLDNGKPIRESRDVDIPLVAAHFFYYAGWADKLPHAGFGGTPTSGRSGGTPTSGRSGSDPKPLGVAGQVIPWNFPLLMLAWKIAPALAAGNTVVLKPAETTPLTALLFAEICQQADLPPGVVNIVTGAGATGQALVSHDGIDKVAFTGSTEVGRAIARSVAGTRKKLTLELGGKAANIVFDDAPIDQAVEGIVNGIFFNQGHVCCAGSRLLVQESVYEPVLESLKRRMARLRVGDPLDKNTDIGAINSAAQLDRIRTLSEIGSAEGAERWSPPCDLPEQGFWFAPTIFTGVTQAHRIAREEIFGPVLSVLTFRTPAEAVEKANNTPYGLSAGIWTEKGSRILWMADRLRAGVVWANTFNKFDPTSPFGGFKESGYGREGGRHGLEAYLDV; the protein is encoded by the coding sequence ATGCCCGAGAACACCCCTGGCGCGTTCGAGTACGCGCCCGCACCCGAGTCCCGATCGGTGGTCGACCTCAAACCGTCGTACGGACTCTTCGTCGACGGTGAGTTCGTCGAGTCCAGCGACGGCGGAGTGATCAAATCCGTCAACCCGGCGTCCGAGGAGGTGCTGGCCGAGGTCGCCGAGGCCGGGCCGCAGGACGTCGACCGGGCGGTACGCGCCGCCCGCCGGGCGTACGAGCAGGTCTGGGGTCCGATGCCGGGCCGGGACCGAGCCAAGTACCTCTACCGGATCGCCCGGATCATCCAGGAGCGCGGCCGGGAGCTGGCGGTGCTGGAGTCGCTGGACAACGGCAAGCCGATCCGCGAGTCGCGGGACGTGGACATTCCGCTGGTCGCGGCCCACTTCTTCTACTACGCCGGCTGGGCGGACAAGCTGCCGCACGCCGGGTTCGGCGGGACGCCGACCAGTGGACGCAGCGGCGGGACGCCGACCAGTGGACGCAGCGGCTCCGACCCGAAGCCACTGGGGGTCGCCGGGCAGGTAATCCCGTGGAACTTCCCGCTGCTGATGCTGGCCTGGAAGATCGCCCCGGCGCTGGCCGCCGGCAACACGGTGGTGCTCAAGCCGGCCGAGACCACCCCGCTGACCGCCCTGCTCTTCGCCGAGATCTGCCAGCAGGCCGACCTGCCGCCCGGCGTGGTCAACATCGTCACGGGTGCGGGCGCGACCGGGCAGGCCCTGGTCTCGCACGACGGGATCGACAAGGTCGCCTTCACCGGCTCCACCGAGGTCGGTCGGGCCATCGCCCGATCCGTGGCCGGCACCCGCAAAAAGCTCACCCTGGAGTTGGGCGGCAAGGCCGCCAACATCGTCTTCGACGACGCGCCGATCGACCAGGCGGTCGAGGGCATCGTCAACGGGATCTTCTTCAACCAGGGGCACGTCTGCTGCGCCGGCTCCCGACTGCTGGTGCAGGAGTCGGTCTACGAGCCGGTGCTGGAGTCGCTCAAGCGGCGGATGGCCCGGCTGCGGGTCGGCGACCCGCTGGACAAGAACACCGACATCGGCGCGATCAACTCGGCCGCGCAGCTGGACCGGATCCGTACCCTGTCCGAGATCGGGTCGGCCGAGGGTGCCGAGCGCTGGTCGCCCCCGTGCGACCTGCCCGAGCAGGGCTTCTGGTTCGCCCCGACGATCTTCACCGGGGTCACCCAGGCGCACCGGATCGCCCGCGAGGAGATCTTCGGGCCGGTGCTGTCCGTGCTGACCTTCCGCACCCCGGCCGAGGCCGTCGAAAAGGCCAACAACACGCCGTACGGCCTGTCGGCCGGGATCTGGACCGAGAAGGGTTCCCGGATCCTGTGGATGGCCGACCGGCTGCGGGCCGGGGTGGTGTGGGCGAACACGTTCAACAAGTTCGACCCGACCTCGCCGTTCGGTGGTTTCAAGGAGTCGGGCTACGGCCGTGAGGGCGGTCGGCACGGGCTGGAGGCGTACCTCGATGTCTGA